The Pseudomonadota bacterium genome has a window encoding:
- a CDS encoding lysophospholipid acyltransferase family protein, which produces MAEHSPPETGRRSLRAVALAVVKLLPITIAFLVLAPLQWLSNRFAPQVAARLPMLFHRVALWTLRVRVRKEGEHVGGNNPALLVGNHVSWLDIVILGACGPVRFISKDDVAHWPVFGTLARLQRTVFIDRNRRQSTALAITARDAALSAGDKLVLFAEGTSSDGNQVLPFKSALLPATRGERKPQLIQPFVLAYLRRDGLRLSRAERARLGWYGDMDLLPSLLDRLTSGPLEVALIGLPSFSPEPGLSRKALAHSLQSSVQATLASRLRHP; this is translated from the coding sequence ATGGCTGAACATTCGCCGCCCGAAACCGGGCGACGGAGTTTACGTGCTGTCGCGCTTGCCGTGGTCAAACTCCTGCCAATCACGATTGCATTTCTCGTTCTGGCACCGCTTCAATGGCTTTCCAACAGATTTGCTCCGCAGGTAGCCGCGCGCCTGCCCATGCTGTTTCATCGGGTGGCGCTTTGGACATTGCGCGTACGCGTTCGAAAAGAGGGCGAACACGTTGGCGGCAACAACCCGGCGCTGCTGGTTGGCAACCACGTATCGTGGCTCGATATCGTCATCCTTGGCGCGTGTGGACCTGTTCGATTCATCTCAAAGGATGATGTCGCGCACTGGCCCGTCTTCGGTACTCTGGCTCGCCTGCAGCGGACCGTTTTCATTGATCGCAACCGTCGCCAATCCACCGCCTTGGCCATAACTGCGCGCGACGCAGCCCTTTCGGCAGGCGATAAGCTGGTGCTTTTTGCCGAGGGGACGTCTTCGGATGGCAATCAGGTTTTACCATTCAAGAGTGCGCTGCTGCCCGCGACCCGCGGCGAACGCAAGCCTCAACTGATCCAGCCCTTTGTCCTCGCGTACTTGCGCCGCGATGGCCTGCGCTTGTCCCGCGCCGAACGTGCGCGGCTTGGCTGGTACGGCGATATGGACCTTCTCCCCAGCCTTCTGGACCGGCTGACGAGTGGGCCACTGGAGGTTGCCCTTATCGGGCTTCCCTCGTTTTCTCCAGAGCCAGGGTTGAGCCGCAAGGCGCTGGCCCACTCACTTCAGTCAAGCGTTCAGGCAACTTTAGCCTCAAGGCTGCGACACCCATGA
- the trpS gene encoding tryptophan--tRNA ligase, whose amino-acid sequence MDSETSASFEPRVFSGVQPSGQLTLGNYLGAIRNFVPLQDTHTCFYCMVDLHAITVWQDPAELAAATRHVAAAFMAAGLDPEKSALFNQSLVPEHAQLGWIFNCVARLGWLNRMTQFKEKAGKDREKASVGLYAYPTLMAADILLYKATAVPVGEDQKQHLELTRDIAQKFNNDWGTEVFPMTDPLILGDATRVMSLRDGTKKMSKSDPSDLSRINLTDDRDTIAKKFKKAKTDPEPLPETVDGLDGRPEADNLVGIYAALQGTTKADVISTFGGQGFGTFKPALADLAVEVLGPIRDEMERLLDDPTEIDAILRRGATRAREVAVPVLDEVYKIVGLVR is encoded by the coding sequence ATGGACAGCGAGACCAGCGCGAGTTTTGAGCCGCGCGTGTTTTCCGGTGTGCAGCCGTCCGGCCAGTTGACGCTTGGCAATTATCTTGGAGCGATACGGAACTTTGTGCCGCTTCAGGATACGCACACCTGTTTCTACTGCATGGTCGATTTGCACGCGATCACGGTTTGGCAGGACCCCGCCGAACTTGCCGCCGCGACGCGCCATGTGGCGGCTGCCTTTATGGCTGCAGGTCTCGATCCTGAGAAATCTGCCCTTTTCAACCAGTCCCTTGTACCTGAACACGCCCAACTGGGTTGGATATTCAATTGCGTGGCGCGGCTGGGCTGGCTCAACCGTATGACGCAGTTCAAGGAGAAAGCCGGCAAAGACCGGGAGAAGGCCAGCGTCGGGCTTTACGCGTATCCGACCCTGATGGCCGCCGATATCCTCTTGTACAAGGCGACCGCCGTTCCGGTTGGCGAAGACCAGAAACAGCATTTGGAGCTGACGCGCGATATTGCGCAGAAGTTTAACAATGATTGGGGTACGGAAGTCTTTCCAATGACCGACCCCTTGATCCTTGGTGATGCGACACGCGTTATGAGCTTGCGCGACGGCACAAAGAAGATGTCCAAATCCGATCCTTCCGATCTGTCGCGGATCAATCTGACTGATGATCGCGACACGATCGCGAAGAAATTCAAGAAGGCAAAAACGGATCCCGAACCGTTGCCCGAAACGGTTGACGGCCTCGACGGCAGACCTGAAGCTGATAACTTGGTCGGCATCTACGCAGCTCTGCAGGGAACAACCAAAGCTGACGTGATCAGCACGTTTGGGGGCCAAGGTTTTGGTACGTTCAAGCCTGCCCTTGCCGATCTGGCGGTGGAAGTCTTGGGGCCGATCCGCGATGAGATGGAGAGGCTCCTCGACGACCCAACGGAAATTGACGCGATCTTGCGGAGGGGCGCTACACGCGCGCGGGAGGTCGCCGTGCCTGTGCTTGACGAGGTGTACAAGATCGTGGGGCTTGTGAGATAG
- the tsaB gene encoding tRNA (adenosine(37)-N6)-threonylcarbamoyltransferase complex dimerization subunit type 1 TsaB — protein sequence MNPDNLNPLILSMDTAGHACQVALADGADIISHERKAMARGHGEELVPMVERVLAAVGRGYEDLDRIGVTIGPGSFTGLRVGLAAARGFSATLNIDAVGIGSLAALAATDRMDSPAPQGQAVALDARNSMVYGQLFEPDGEPISPPEAMADIVFAALVRPGMRLSGTAQPAIAAHLENLSKPITLGRSVPVPSLEAIATLALSADPKVKPSPLYLKEADAAVAKSSGLRASMS from the coding sequence ATGAATCCCGACAACCTGAACCCACTCATCCTTTCCATGGATACCGCCGGCCATGCTTGCCAGGTTGCGTTGGCCGACGGTGCCGACATCATCAGTCACGAGCGCAAAGCCATGGCGCGGGGCCACGGCGAAGAACTTGTGCCGATGGTTGAACGGGTCCTTGCAGCGGTTGGGCGGGGTTATGAGGATCTTGATCGGATCGGCGTCACCATTGGTCCCGGGTCATTCACCGGCTTAAGGGTCGGTCTCGCAGCGGCGAGAGGGTTCTCGGCCACCCTGAACATTGATGCGGTGGGGATCGGCTCATTGGCTGCGCTTGCGGCTACTGATCGGATGGACAGCCCCGCGCCGCAGGGCCAGGCGGTTGCCTTGGATGCCCGCAATTCTATGGTCTACGGCCAACTCTTCGAACCTGACGGCGAACCGATTAGTCCGCCCGAAGCGATGGCGGATATCGTTTTCGCTGCCCTGGTTCGCCCCGGCATGCGCCTGTCAGGGACCGCGCAGCCGGCCATTGCCGCTCACCTGGAAAACCTGAGCAAGCCCATAACGCTCGGCCGCAGTGTCCCAGTCCCTTCGCTCGAAGCAATCGCCACGCTGGCGCTCAGTGCAGACCCGAAAGTCAAACCGAGTCCGCTTTATCTGAAGGAAGCCGATGCTGCCGTTGCGAAATCCTCTGGCTTGCGCGCTTCAATGTCCTAA
- the miaB gene encoding tRNA (N6-isopentenyl adenosine(37)-C2)-methylthiotransferase MiaB — protein MPNTPTNQTANKKVFIKTYGCQMNVYDSSRMTDALRTAGYAATASADDADLIVLNTCHIREKAAEKVYSELGRLRKLKAARADEGKPTLIGVAGCVAQAEGEEILKRAGVVDLVVGPQSYQALPDLVTRASDGERVVLTEFPDDDKFDHIPRTPKKVLSSRGPSAFLTVQEGCDKFCTFCVVPYTRGAEVSRDVAKILDEASSMVAAGVREITLLGQNVNAYHGHGPDGSVWSLARLLHALADIDGVWRLRYTTSHPRDMTDDLIAAHRDLPQVMPYLHLPVQAGSDRILKAMNRRHTGDDYRRLIDRIRAVQPDLALSGDFIVGFPGETDEDFRDTMRLIDDVGYAQAYSFKYSPRPGTPGAELGDAVEPDVADARLQELQALLTDQQRTFQASRVGMTFDVLLEKRGKHDGQLVGRSPWLQPVHVDAPDSQLRTLQPVTVSHQTGNSLFGELVCMPLEAAS, from the coding sequence ATGCCAAATACTCCGACGAACCAAACGGCCAACAAAAAGGTCTTCATCAAGACCTATGGCTGCCAAATGAACGTCTACGATTCGAGCCGGATGACCGATGCGTTGCGAACAGCGGGTTATGCCGCAACGGCATCAGCCGATGACGCCGATCTGATCGTTCTCAACACTTGCCACATTCGTGAGAAAGCGGCCGAGAAGGTGTATTCGGAGCTTGGGCGGCTGCGGAAATTAAAGGCGGCGCGGGCCGACGAAGGCAAGCCGACGCTAATTGGCGTGGCCGGTTGCGTTGCCCAGGCTGAGGGCGAAGAGATCCTCAAGCGCGCAGGTGTGGTCGACCTGGTTGTCGGCCCACAAAGCTACCAAGCTCTGCCAGACCTGGTTACACGGGCAAGCGATGGCGAGCGTGTCGTGCTGACTGAGTTTCCCGACGACGATAAGTTCGACCACATTCCGCGAACCCCAAAGAAAGTGCTCTCCAGCCGTGGTCCGAGCGCTTTTCTGACTGTCCAAGAGGGTTGCGACAAATTCTGCACCTTTTGTGTTGTACCTTACACCCGAGGTGCGGAGGTAAGCCGCGATGTGGCAAAAATCCTCGACGAGGCCAGCAGCATGGTCGCCGCCGGGGTGCGCGAGATCACGCTACTTGGCCAGAATGTGAACGCCTATCATGGACACGGACCCGACGGTTCTGTCTGGTCGCTTGCCAGGCTTCTCCATGCGCTAGCAGACATCGATGGCGTGTGGCGTCTGCGCTATACCACCTCTCATCCGCGCGACATGACCGACGATCTGATCGCCGCGCACCGCGACTTGCCGCAGGTGATGCCGTATCTGCATTTACCCGTTCAAGCCGGTTCCGACCGCATTCTCAAGGCTATGAACCGCCGGCATACTGGTGATGATTACCGTCGATTGATCGACCGCATTCGGGCGGTGCAGCCCGATCTGGCCCTATCAGGTGATTTTATTGTCGGATTTCCTGGCGAAACCGACGAAGACTTTCGCGACACGATGCGTCTGATTGATGATGTCGGCTATGCGCAAGCCTACTCGTTCAAATACTCGCCGCGCCCGGGAACACCCGGGGCGGAACTCGGTGATGCAGTCGAACCCGACGTCGCCGACGCACGCCTTCAAGAGCTTCAGGCCTTGCTCACAGATCAGCAACGTACATTTCAGGCCAGCCGTGTCGGCATGACCTTCGATGTTCTGCTCGAAAAGCGCGGCAAGCACGATGGGCAACTTGTTGGGCGATCGCCCTGGCTACAGCCGGTCCATGTCGATGCGCCAGACAGCCAGTTACGCACCCTGCAACCGGTCACCGTCAGCCATCAGACCGGCAACAGCCTGTTTGGTGAGTTGGTCTGCATGCCACTGGAGGCGGCTTCGTGA
- a CDS encoding GNAT family N-acetyltransferase, whose protein sequence is MSASSFSALFDEWYNWAMEPLRQSVTRPRLTEEVQPEDCRDLAALHEASFPSGWGEDDLQRMLADEAVLARLVRPLGLLGAGPAEGFILARRAADEGEILTIAVDPRARSRGLGAQLLDAALFELRVHGVQAVFLEVAETNVAAVRLYRRRGFRTVGERPAYSTAEDGSKARALVMRRQYE, encoded by the coding sequence ATGTCCGCCTCATCCTTCTCTGCACTGTTCGACGAATGGTACAACTGGGCCATGGAACCGCTTCGCCAGAGCGTAACAAGGCCCCGATTGACCGAAGAGGTTCAGCCGGAAGATTGCCGGGACCTGGCCGCGCTGCATGAGGCGAGTTTTCCTTCGGGCTGGGGGGAGGACGATCTGCAACGCATGCTTGCCGACGAGGCGGTCCTAGCCCGGCTAGTCAGACCGCTAGGACTTTTAGGGGCCGGTCCGGCGGAAGGGTTCATCTTGGCGAGGCGCGCAGCAGACGAAGGCGAAATCCTCACGATTGCTGTGGACCCGCGGGCACGCAGCAGAGGGCTTGGCGCTCAGTTGCTTGATGCGGCCTTGTTTGAATTGCGTGTTCACGGAGTGCAGGCAGTTTTTTTGGAAGTTGCCGAAACCAATGTCGCGGCGGTCCGGCTCTACCGGCGGCGCGGGTTTAGGACTGTCGGAGAACGGCCGGCTTACTCGACCGCGGAAGATGGCAGCAAAGCACGTGCGCTTGTCATGCGGCGTCAATATGAGTAG
- a CDS encoding DUF2164 domain-containing protein, whose translation MTKLALSDARREQLIEALQGYFHSEFDEQLSPFRAEELLDFMLGQLGPTLYNQGIADARAFLTSKLDDLDTDFPLPEDG comes from the coding sequence ATGACAAAGCTTGCTCTTTCCGATGCACGACGCGAACAGCTGATCGAGGCGCTACAGGGCTACTTCCACTCGGAGTTCGACGAGCAGCTTTCTCCATTTCGTGCAGAGGAATTGCTCGACTTCATGCTGGGGCAACTTGGCCCCACCCTCTACAACCAAGGCATCGCCGACGCACGTGCCTTCCTGACGAGCAAATTGGATGATCTCGACACGGACTTCCCGCTACCCGAGGATGGATAA
- the murJ gene encoding murein biosynthesis integral membrane protein MurJ, which translates to MSLLRNFLTVGGATLSSRVLGFVRDILIAAGLGTGPVADAFVVAFRFPNLFRRLFAEGAFNSAFIPLFARALEGQGEKEAKQFAQEAMAGLLTVLALVCGLSMIAMPLLMFIIAPGFIGDRDKYDLTVLLTRITMPYLALVSLLALVSGVLNGLGRFAAAAFAPVFLNVVLIAVLGALIAAGLAGSEQAGVWLAIGVLIGGVAQLVLVAGDLYRAGFVLKLVRPRWNAAMKRLVELGIPGVIAGGITQINIVVGTMIASLQAGAVSLLYYADRLYQLPLGVVGIAIGVVLLPELGRRLKAADERGVDVAQTRSMEFAMVLTLPAAIALAAIPEPLVSVLFERGAFDEDARLGTATALQAFAVGLPAFVLIKVFSPAFFAREDTQTPMRVAGLSVAINIACSLALFPFMGHIGIALATSIAGWVNALVLYRLIRNRGYWSIGRPLRRKLLLLLVCSAAMGVSLIVLADVLDPALVLSAGLIVRMLGLALLVAAGVVVFFGLAHLSGAFRLGEMRQLLRKRDRA; encoded by the coding sequence GTGAGCTTGTTGCGCAATTTTCTCACCGTTGGTGGCGCGACATTGTCGAGCCGCGTTCTGGGTTTCGTGCGCGATATTCTCATCGCAGCGGGATTGGGAACCGGCCCGGTTGCTGACGCCTTTGTTGTCGCCTTCCGCTTTCCAAACCTATTCCGGCGCCTGTTTGCCGAAGGGGCTTTTAACTCCGCTTTCATCCCGCTGTTCGCACGGGCGCTCGAAGGTCAGGGCGAAAAGGAGGCAAAGCAGTTCGCCCAGGAAGCGATGGCGGGCCTTCTTACCGTTTTGGCCCTGGTCTGCGGGCTTTCCATGATTGCCATGCCACTGCTTATGTTCATCATAGCGCCCGGATTTATCGGTGACCGCGACAAATATGATCTGACGGTCCTCCTGACACGGATCACCATGCCGTACCTCGCCCTGGTGTCGCTTCTTGCGCTCGTGTCGGGCGTCCTCAACGGCTTGGGCCGCTTTGCCGCCGCGGCGTTTGCGCCCGTCTTTCTCAATGTCGTGCTGATCGCCGTTCTCGGCGCATTGATTGCGGCAGGTCTCGCAGGCAGCGAACAGGCCGGCGTGTGGCTCGCGATCGGCGTCCTTATTGGAGGTGTAGCGCAGCTGGTTCTGGTCGCAGGCGACTTGTACCGCGCAGGGTTTGTTCTCAAGCTGGTGCGACCGAGGTGGAACGCGGCGATGAAGCGGCTTGTCGAACTGGGCATTCCGGGCGTAATCGCCGGTGGTATTACGCAGATCAATATCGTTGTTGGTACGATGATCGCGTCCTTGCAGGCGGGTGCGGTGTCCCTTCTCTATTACGCCGACCGGCTTTATCAGCTGCCCTTGGGCGTTGTTGGCATCGCCATTGGCGTCGTGCTGCTGCCCGAACTCGGCAGACGGCTGAAGGCGGCGGACGAGAGGGGCGTCGACGTTGCGCAGACGCGTTCAATGGAATTCGCCATGGTGCTGACGCTACCCGCTGCGATTGCGCTGGCGGCCATCCCTGAGCCACTTGTTTCTGTCCTTTTCGAGCGAGGGGCGTTCGATGAGGATGCGCGCTTGGGCACAGCTACCGCTCTGCAAGCCTTCGCTGTTGGCCTTCCTGCCTTTGTCCTGATCAAAGTTTTCTCGCCTGCCTTTTTCGCGCGCGAAGATACACAAACGCCGATGCGGGTGGCCGGCCTGTCCGTGGCGATCAACATCGCCTGCTCACTCGCCTTGTTTCCTTTCATGGGACATATCGGAATCGCACTTGCCACATCCATCGCTGGCTGGGTGAATGCGCTGGTTCTGTACCGGCTGATCCGAAACCGGGGATATTGGAGTATCGGAAGACCATTGAGGCGCAAGCTCCTTCTGCTGCTCGTATGTTCCGCAGCTATGGGCGTCTCGTTGATTGTTCTGGCGGATGTTCTCGATCCGGCGCTGGTGCTATCGGCGGGTTTGATCGTGCGCATGCTTGGACTGGCCCTCCTCGTCGCTGCTGGCGTTGTGGTTTTTTTCGGCCTCGCCCATCTCAGTGGCGCCTTTCGTCTTGGAGAGATGCGACAGCTGCTACGAAAACGCGATCGGGCCTGA
- a CDS encoding Fur family transcriptional regulator codes for MTQQAKSPADISLEQLCAERGMRMTEQRRVVARVIDASNDHPDVEELYARASAIDPNISMSTVYRTVKLFEESGIVARLDFGDGRARYEQTPDEHHDHLIDVTTGKVIEFSDPEIEALQERIAKRLGFKLVDHRLELFGRPIKRTDRDG; via the coding sequence ATGACCCAGCAAGCCAAAAGCCCGGCGGATATTTCGCTAGAACAGCTTTGCGCGGAGCGGGGTATGCGTATGACCGAACAAAGGCGGGTCGTGGCTCGGGTCATTGATGCATCGAACGACCATCCCGATGTGGAAGAGCTGTACGCGCGCGCCTCGGCGATCGATCCCAACATCTCAATGTCCACGGTCTACCGGACCGTGAAGCTGTTTGAAGAGTCAGGCATCGTGGCGCGGCTCGACTTCGGCGATGGGCGCGCTCGATACGAGCAAACCCCCGACGAACACCATGATCATCTGATCGATGTGACGACCGGCAAAGTGATTGAATTCTCTGATCCCGAGATCGAAGCACTGCAAGAGCGGATCGCCAAGCGGCTAGGCTTCAAGCTGGTCGACCACCGGCTCGAGCTGTTTGGGCGACCCATTAAGCGCACCGATCGCGATGGCTGA
- a CDS encoding NifU family protein yields the protein MFIQVESTPNPATLKFLPGERVLDDGTLDFRTPEEAEKSPLAQRLFAIHGVSGVFFGHDFITVTAEVDDWSHIKPAILGGIMEHFVTGMPILVDDAAATDVEQDGEFFDDADKVMVDTIKDLLETRVRPAVAQDGGDITFKGFQDGIVYLNMRGACAGCPSSTATLKNGIENLLRHFVPGVEEVRAT from the coding sequence ATGTTCATTCAGGTTGAGTCGACACCCAATCCAGCCACTTTGAAGTTCCTGCCCGGCGAGCGGGTTCTAGACGACGGTACGCTTGATTTCCGCACGCCAGAGGAAGCCGAGAAGAGCCCGCTGGCGCAGCGTCTTTTCGCAATCCATGGCGTTTCAGGCGTGTTTTTCGGTCACGATTTCATCACGGTCACGGCCGAAGTTGACGACTGGTCGCACATCAAGCCGGCGATCCTGGGTGGGATCATGGAGCATTTCGTGACCGGAATGCCGATACTTGTCGATGATGCCGCCGCGACAGATGTTGAGCAGGATGGCGAGTTTTTTGATGACGCCGACAAGGTCATGGTCGATACCATCAAGGATCTGCTGGAGACACGCGTCCGACCGGCCGTTGCGCAGGATGGCGGCGATATCACCTTCAAAGGCTTCCAGGACGGTATCGTCTACCTGAACATGCGTGGTGCGTGCGCTGGCTGCCCGTCGTCAACGGCGACGTTGAAAAACGGCATCGAAAACCTTTTGCGCCATTTCGTGCCGGGTGTTGAAGAAGTGCGGGCCACCTAA
- a CDS encoding universal stress protein, producing the protein MLKARRAFEEGHQRKFLVVLDDTPECERAVIYAARRAQRTGGGLAMLYVVPPSEFQHWLGVEEIMRAEAQSEADATVDRYVGLLRAQGLSLTPERLVREGDGHEAIIDLIHDDEDIAILVLAAGTGKDGPGPLVTMIGQRAGTFPIPVTIVPGDLNDDVIEAIA; encoded by the coding sequence ATGCTCAAAGCCCGCCGCGCCTTTGAAGAGGGCCACCAACGCAAGTTTCTCGTCGTTCTCGATGACACGCCGGAATGCGAGCGTGCGGTTATTTATGCGGCACGCAGGGCCCAAAGAACCGGTGGCGGGCTGGCGATGCTGTACGTTGTTCCACCTTCGGAGTTCCAGCACTGGCTCGGGGTCGAAGAAATCATGCGCGCCGAAGCGCAAAGTGAGGCCGACGCGACGGTTGATCGATATGTGGGGCTTTTGCGGGCGCAGGGCCTGAGCCTAACACCAGAAAGGCTGGTGCGCGAAGGCGATGGCCATGAGGCCATCATTGATCTCATCCACGACGATGAAGATATAGCAATCTTGGTCCTCGCAGCGGGTACCGGCAAAGATGGCCCAGGCCCCTTGGTCACCATGATAGGCCAGCGCGCAGGCACCTTCCCGATACCCGTCACAATCGTCCCAGGCGACCTCAACGACGACGTGATCGAAGCGATTGCTTGA
- a CDS encoding metallophosphoesterase family protein, translating into MRLALIADIHGNSWALEAVLDDVARQRTDLTINLGDVFSGPLDAAGTFRLLQPLGLPTVRGNHDRYLIEQRVDDMAPSDRVAFEMLPNEAIAWLTTLPQTSRPIDGVYACHATPRLDDRYWMERVEPNGLVRKATHQEVEAELNEDALAADLVVCAHTHLHGVRRLANGALLVNPGSVGCPAYDDTMPYPHHMESGFPQACYAIVERRSSGWQASFRLVVYDSRPAIRSAQSHGRLEWATGLRTGYYAP; encoded by the coding sequence ATGCGGCTTGCTCTGATTGCCGACATCCACGGTAACTCGTGGGCGCTCGAAGCCGTTTTGGACGATGTTGCGCGCCAGAGAACCGATCTGACGATCAATCTCGGTGACGTGTTTTCCGGGCCACTTGATGCTGCAGGAACGTTTCGTCTGCTGCAGCCACTGGGCCTGCCGACTGTCCGTGGCAATCATGACCGATACCTGATCGAGCAACGAGTGGACGATATGGCCCCATCGGACCGCGTGGCATTTGAAATGCTGCCGAACGAGGCCATCGCCTGGTTGACGACCTTGCCCCAGACCTCTCGTCCGATTGACGGTGTCTATGCCTGTCATGCCACGCCGCGGCTAGATGACCGGTATTGGATGGAACGCGTTGAGCCGAACGGCCTGGTCCGCAAGGCAACACATCAGGAGGTCGAGGCGGAGCTCAATGAGGACGCCCTCGCCGCCGATTTGGTTGTGTGCGCTCACACACATCTGCACGGGGTGCGCCGATTGGCGAACGGGGCTCTACTCGTCAATCCCGGCTCGGTCGGCTGCCCGGCCTACGACGATACGATGCCCTATCCGCATCATATGGAGAGCGGTTTTCCGCAGGCCTGTTATGCAATTGTGGAACGCAGGTCCTCGGGGTGGCAGGCGAGCTTTCGGCTCGTTGTTTACGATAGCAGGCCCGCCATCCGGTCGGCCCAGTCGCATGGTCGCTTGGAATGGGCAACGGGTCTGCGCACCGGGTACTACGCACCGTAA